The Polaribacter sp. MED152 region TACCCTCCTTAAAAACCATGTTTTTGAAATTTACACCCCTTGTTACTTTATTATTAATCAATACATTTACACCGTTCAAATAATAAAAAATCAATAAAAACTAAAAGGACATTATTATGAAAAAAATTATTTTCACTTTATTTTTAGCAAGTAGCTTGTTAGTAAATGCACAAGATGACAAAGGAACTTTTTCTTTAAGTGGTAGCGTAGATGTTTATCATACAAGCAATTTAAAAAGTGGTTCTCCAGGATCTGTTGGAATTCTTTATGGAGGTTCTGCAGTACCTAACGCATTTGGTTTAGGTATGGCCAACACAATATTTGCTTATGAAAAAGGAAAAGCGGGTGTTGTTGCAGATTTAGCTTTTGGTCCAAGAGCAAATGCAGCAAATGCTTACGAAGGAGCAATCAACCAATTGTACGCTTATTATAAGCCATCAGAAAAAATTACTTTAACATTAGGTCAGTTCAATACTTGGTATGGTTATGAAGTAATTTCTCCTGCAGGAAACTTCAACTACTCTGTTTCTTACTTATTTAATGCTGGTCCTTTCTCTCATACAGGATTTAAATTAGATTATGCAGCTTCAGAAGATTTATCTTTCATGTTTGCTTTAACTAATCCTCATGGTTTAACTTCTGGTGCAAACCCAAGTAACGATTACCAATTAGGTTTTCAAACAGGTTACAAAGGTCAGTACTTTAACTTAGCTTATGGTTCAGATGGTTTCGGTTTTACAGATGTATTATATTTAGATTATACAGGTGGTTTCGATTTATCTGATTCTTTCTTCTTAGGAATCAACGCTGCTTACGCAAATTCAAGCGATGCTGATGCTGGTTACCAAGGTGTAGCTTTATACTTACAAAATACATTCTCTGATTCTTTTTCTTTAGGATTTAGACCAGAATTTTTCAAAACTACTTCAGGAGCAGGAGATGCTAATGTATCTGCTTTTACTTTAAGTGGTAACATTGCTTTAACAAGCGCTTTAACTATTATTCCAGAATTAAGATATGATTCTTCAGATGATTTAATCATTCCTGGATTTCCAACTGAAACTAGTATGACAGGTGCAACTTTGGCTGCTGTTTACTCTTTCTAACACAATTACAACTATTAAAATTAACTAAATTATAAATTATGAGTTTATTACTAACATTATTCCAAGACACTTCTGAAGCTGCTGCAGTTTTAGAACAAGTAAATGGAGATATGGGAATGCTATGGATGCTTATTGCTGGTATCTTAGTTTTCTTAATGCAGGCTGGTTTTACATTAGTAGAATCTGGTATGACAAGAGCAAAAAATGCAGTTAACATAGCAATGAAAAACTTGTTAGACATCTGTGTTGGATCAATAACTTTTTGGTTAGTTGGGTATTCTTTAATGTATGGAGATACTTCCAATGGATGGTTCTTCTGGAGTGGTTTATTCCAAGGTGAAGGAGCAGATCTATTCTTCCAAACAATGTTTGCTGCAACTACAGCTACAATTGTCTCTGGAGCAATAGCAGGTAGAACAAAGTATACAACATATATCATTTTCTCATTAGTAATGACTGCTATCATCTATCCTATTTCAGGTGGTTGGGAATGGAATGGTGGATGGTTAAATGATACAGATGGTTTAATGCCAGCTGAATTTATTGACTTTGCTGGTTCATCAATAGTACACTCTGTAGGTGGTTGGGCTGCTTTAGTAGCTGCATTTATGGTAGGACCAAGAATTGGAAAATTTGTTGACGGTAAAGTATTACCTATACCAGGTCACAATCAAATACTAGCAACTTTAGGGGTTTTTATTCTATGGTTTGGATGGTTTGGTTTTAATGGTGGATCTCAATTAGCTTGGGGTGGTGCTGATGCAACTGGAGCTTCAAATGTAGTTTTAGTAACAAACTTAGCTGCTGCAGCTGGTGGTTTAGGTGCATTAATTACCACTTGGATTTGGTATGGTAAACCTAATTTAGCACAAACGCTAAATGGTGCATTAGCTGGTTTAGTAAGTATAACTGCTGGTTGTGGTAACATGACTGCTGGAGGTGCAGTGCTTGCTGGATTAATTGGAGGTATTATTGTAGTATTCTCTATTGAGTTTATAGAAAAGAAATTAAAAATTGATGACGCAATTGGTGCAGCTTCTGTGCATGGTGTTGCTGGTGCTTGGGGAACTTTAGTAATAGGTCTTTGGGGTGTAGATGGTGATACTGGAATCGGACTTTTCAATGGCGGAGGTGCTGCTCAATTAGGAGCTCAAGCAATTGGAGTTTTAGCTTACGCAGTTTGGGCTGTTGTTCTATCTTTCATAGTTTTGAAAATCTTAAAAGTTACAATGGGATTACGTGTTACTAAAGAAGTAGAAATTGAAGGTTTAGATATTTCTGAACATGGTTCTATTGCTTACCCAGGTAAGAGAGTAAGAGAATTTGACGAAGACAAATAGCAGATAATTTAATTACAGTTTTATATAAAAATCACGCAACTTTCTAAGTTGCGTGATTTTCTACTGTAAAGAATTTTATACTTTTAGAAAAAAGAATAGTAATTAATTATATATAAAATGAAGAAAATTGAAGCAATCATTAGAAAATCAAAATTTAGAAATGTAAAAGAAGCATTACACGAAGTAGGTGTCAATTTTTTCTCTTATTGGGATGTTACTGGTTTAGGTAACGAAAAAGAGGGGCATGTTTACAGAGGTGTAAGTTATAGTACAAGCGATATTCAAAGAAGACATATTGCAATAGTTGTTAATGATGATTTTGAACAAATTACAATTGATACAATTTTAAAATCAGCAGCTACAGGTAAAGTAGGTGATGGTAAAATATTTGTAAGCGATATTAACGAAGCTTATAGAATAAGAACTGGTGAAAAAGGAGGAGAAACATTAAATTAAATAGATTACACAATTAAATTATGGAATTATTAACAATCAACAATGTATGGATGATGATCTGTACAGCCCTAGTATTC contains the following coding sequences:
- a CDS encoding outer membrane beta-barrel protein encodes the protein MKKIIFTLFLASSLLVNAQDDKGTFSLSGSVDVYHTSNLKSGSPGSVGILYGGSAVPNAFGLGMANTIFAYEKGKAGVVADLAFGPRANAANAYEGAINQLYAYYKPSEKITLTLGQFNTWYGYEVISPAGNFNYSVSYLFNAGPFSHTGFKLDYAASEDLSFMFALTNPHGLTSGANPSNDYQLGFQTGYKGQYFNLAYGSDGFGFTDVLYLDYTGGFDLSDSFFLGINAAYANSSDADAGYQGVALYLQNTFSDSFSLGFRPEFFKTTSGAGDANVSAFTLSGNIALTSALTIIPELRYDSSDDLIIPGFPTETSMTGATLAAVYSF
- a CDS encoding ammonium transporter; translated protein: MSLLLTLFQDTSEAAAVLEQVNGDMGMLWMLIAGILVFLMQAGFTLVESGMTRAKNAVNIAMKNLLDICVGSITFWLVGYSLMYGDTSNGWFFWSGLFQGEGADLFFQTMFAATTATIVSGAIAGRTKYTTYIIFSLVMTAIIYPISGGWEWNGGWLNDTDGLMPAEFIDFAGSSIVHSVGGWAALVAAFMVGPRIGKFVDGKVLPIPGHNQILATLGVFILWFGWFGFNGGSQLAWGGADATGASNVVLVTNLAAAAGGLGALITTWIWYGKPNLAQTLNGALAGLVSITAGCGNMTAGGAVLAGLIGGIIVVFSIEFIEKKLKIDDAIGAASVHGVAGAWGTLVIGLWGVDGDTGIGLFNGGGAAQLGAQAIGVLAYAVWAVVLSFIVLKILKVTMGLRVTKEVEIEGLDISEHGSIAYPGKRVREFDEDK
- a CDS encoding P-II family nitrogen regulator — encoded protein: MKKIEAIIRKSKFRNVKEALHEVGVNFFSYWDVTGLGNEKEGHVYRGVSYSTSDIQRRHIAIVVNDDFEQITIDTILKSAATGKVGDGKIFVSDINEAYRIRTGEKGGETLN